In Helianthus annuus cultivar XRQ/B chromosome 3, HanXRQr2.0-SUNRISE, whole genome shotgun sequence, a single window of DNA contains:
- the LOC110928422 gene encoding uncharacterized protein LOC110928422 — translation MSLDGIPTKVALRRRNINVGDCKCVLCEDAEETVDHLFTVCRVTDDVWSGIARWCNLPPIFLFSVHDVQLIVSQLGCSDKRKEIIYGILVLTCWRIWKARNEKAFAKTNVKIIDIISDVKSLGFLWYRSRGKRLEIF, via the coding sequence ATGTCATTAGATGGAATTCCAACTAAGGTGGCCCTCCGAAGAAGGAACATAAACGTGGGAGACTGCAAGTGTGTATTATGCGAAGATGCCGAAGAGACAGTGGATCATTTGTTCACGGTTTGTAGAGTCACCGACGATGTTTGGAGTGGGATCGCCCGATGGTGCAACTTACCTCCTATTTTCCTGTTTTCGGTTCATGATGTGCAGCTAATTGTATCTCAGTTGGGATGTTCGGACAAAAGAAAGGAGATCATATATGGCATCTTAGTGTTAACTTGTTGGAGGATTTGGAAGGCGAGAAACGAGAAGGCGTTTGCAAAGACAAATGTGAAGATCATCGATATTATTTCGGATGTTAAGTCATTGGGTTTTCTTTGGTATAGAAGTAGGGGCAAAAGGTTGGAAATCTTTTAA
- the LOC118490107 gene encoding uncharacterized protein LOC118490107 isoform X2: MSLCLPTSSKLFSLFKTPILSQNPSTPPPPPLRHHLLRRPPLIRHHLHLFRRPPLLRHHLHFRHHLLRRPPPAPALLHLHSATTSTSDTHLLRHHLHLRFKHHRSHHIDLHLLLCSPTSGICVLT; the protein is encoded by the exons ATGTCCTTATGTCTTCCAACCTCTTCAAAACTCTTCTCCCTCTTCAAAACACCCATCTTGTCTCAAAACCCTAGcacaccacctccacctccactcCGACACCACCTCCTCCGCCGCCCACCCCTgatccgccaccacctccacctcttCCGCCGCccacccctgctccgccaccacctccacttcCGACACCACCTCCTCCGCCGCCCACCACCTGCTCCAGCCCTGCTCCACCTCCACTCCGCCACtacctccacctccgacacccaTCTTCTCcgacaccacctccacctccgattCAAGCACCATCGGAGCCACCACATCGATCTCCATCTCCTCCTCTGTTCACCTACCAG TGGCATTTGTGTGTTGACGTGA
- the LOC118490107 gene encoding uncharacterized protein LOC118490107 isoform X1, with amino-acid sequence MSLCLPTSSKLFSLFKTPILSQNPSTPPPPPLRHHLLRRPPLIRHHLHLFRRPPLLRHHLHFRHHLLRRPPPAPALLHLHSATTSTSDTHLLRHHLHLRFKHHRSHHIDLHLLLCSPTSPVAKRGSLILAWNKKKKFISS; translated from the exons ATGTCCTTATGTCTTCCAACCTCTTCAAAACTCTTCTCCCTCTTCAAAACACCCATCTTGTCTCAAAACCCTAGcacaccacctccacctccactcCGACACCACCTCCTCCGCCGCCCACCCCTgatccgccaccacctccacctcttCCGCCGCccacccctgctccgccaccacctccacttcCGACACCACCTCCTCCGCCGCCCACCACCTGCTCCAGCCCTGCTCCACCTCCACTCCGCCACtacctccacctccgacacccaTCTTCTCcgacaccacctccacctccgattCAAGCACCATCGGAGCCACCACATCGATCTCCATCTCCTCCTCTGTTCACCTACCAG TCCCGTCGCAAAACGTGGGTCTTTGATACTTGCTTGGAATAAAAAGAAAAAGTTTATCTCAAGCTAA